tctgcatttgacccatcaccattgatcaccccctgggaggtgaggggagcgagcagcagcggtggccgcccccgggaatcattttgatgatttaacccccaattccaacccttgatgctgagtgccaagcagggaggtaatgggtcccatttttatagtctttggtatgactcggccggggtttgaactcacaacctaccgatctcagggcggacactctaaccactaggcactgagtttgtttacatgtacgactttctctgacgctgccacagaaagacgtgttttatgccactccttctttgtctttttttgtccaccaaacgttttatgctgtgcgtgaatgcacaaaggtgagctttgttgatgttgttaacttgtgtggagtgctaatcaggcatatttggtcactgcatgactgcaagctaatcgatgctaacatgctatttaggctagctgtatgtacatattgcatcattatgactcgtttgtaggtatatttgagctcatttaatttattttacttatgtactttgtgtatttaatttatatttgcatgtctcatgacacattatctgtatgtaatattagctgcatttctgatagttgtttgtgtgctacattgttccagaccacagcaaacgttacacatcttgcaaagattgtaataaatccattagaagtgagagtgtccgccctgagatcggtaggtcatgagttcaaaccccggcagagtcataccaaagactataaaaatgggacccatcacctccctgcttggcactcagcatcaagggttggaattgggggttaaaggcctacttaaatgattttttttaatttaaacgggaatagcagatccattctatgtgtcatacttgatcatttcgcgatattgccatatttttgctgaaaggatttagtagagaaaattgacgataaagttcgcaacttttgcttgctgataaaaaaaagccttgcctgtaccggaagtagcgtgacgtcacaggagctagtattcctcacaattccccattgtttacaatggagcgagagagattcggaccaagaaagtgatgattaccccattaatttgagcgaggatgaaagattcgtagatgaggaacgttacagtgaacgacttgagaggcagtgatggacgtatcttttttcgctctgaccgtaacttaggtacaagctggctcattggattccacactctcctttttatattgtggatcacggatttgtattttaaaccacctcggatactatatcctcttgaaaatgagagtcgagcacgcgaaatggacatttaaagtgacttttatctccaagacaatacatcggtgacacacttagctactgagctagcgcgatagcatcgttctcaaatgaagatagaaacaaaataaataaacctctgactggaaggatagatagaaaatcaacaatactattaaaccgtggacatgtaaatacacggttaatgatttccaggctggcgaaggttaacaatgctgtgctaacgacgccattgaagctaacttagcaaccagacctcacagaactatgtactctctcctttttctattgtgaatcacggatttgtattttaaaccacctcggatactatatcctcttgaaaatgagagtcgagcacgcgaaatggacatttaaagtgacttatctccaagacaatacatcggtgacacacttagctactgagctagcgcgtagcatcgttctcaaatgaagatagaaacccatcaacagccgtgctcacctgcattccagcgatcaacggcacgacgaaggacttcatccgtgggtttggcggcaagcatcggctaggcgtagtaagtagtccttgttgtgttgctgtaagtattgtaatgccccgcagtggagaaggagtcacacagacgaggaagcgctgctcaatcgctttattaaaaagcggtaactggttgtagttcaaaaagtaacgcacacacatacacgagctgctgttagccaaaactcacgctcacacacacaagttctccgccaactcactcgcgcatgcgcgttccccaaacccttaaagacagtacactaatgcaaatatcacagatattatagtattgtacttagccgctaagacaccgatcgatcccacctacaacgtttttctttgcagtctccattgttcattaaacaaattgcaaaagattcaccaacacagatgtccagaataatgtggaattttgtcgaagaaaacaagaggcttttctatcgggtccgatggggtccaaccacttccgttgcttttgtgacgtcacgcgcataaatcatatccaaaggagtttttcaaccggaagtgtggcgggaattttaaaattgcactttataagttaacccggccgtattggcatgtgttgcaatgttaagatttcatcattgatatataaactatcagactacgtggttggtagtagtgggtttcagtaggcctttaaatcaccaaaatgattcccgggggcgGCCACCGCTGTTTTAAGCCATATTGCCCAGCTCTAATCTACGGTATATTGCACAAACCCATACTGTACTGCTGCGGCCAGTACCTTCACAAACAAAAACGAATAATACAGATTGTGTACTTGCAACATTTTACAATGTAAACTACAAAAACCATGATACCATATGACTTTTGGAACAGTGACGACAGTGGGCGGAGTCAGACACTCTGCACTTCGTCGATTAGTTGACGGAAAAATTTACAGTGGTCACAAATGATGTTGTCTTAAAATCCAATTAGCATGTTGCTCACCCTCTGTATGACCGTGAAGCCTCGTCCAAAGCTGTCGATCTCACAGTAGACCAGGAACTGCTGGGTAGCTTTGACCGGTTTCACGTAGTAAAGGCCGCTCGTGGTTGCGCCTTTGTTAGCAATATCCTGGCAATCTGTTATCATAAAAATTTTTCAAAAGTTAGCGTTAGCATCCCTAACATTTCTTTCAAACACACTCAAATAATGATGATAACAGAGACataaaatttgtttttgtttaacaATAATTAGTACattaatccatacttgccaaccttgagacctccgaattcgggagatggggaggGGTGggaggcggggtttggtggtagcgggggtgtatattgtagcgtcccggaagagttagtgctgcaaggggttctgggtatttgttctgttgtgtttatgttgtgttacggtgcggatgttctcccgaaatgtgcttgtcattcttgtttggtgtgggttcacagtgtggcgcatatttgtaacagtgttaaagttgtttatacgtctaccctcagtgtgacctgtatggctgttgatcaagtatgcgtggcattcacttatgggtgtgtaaaagccgcatataatatgtgactgggccggcacgctgtttgtatggaggaaaagctgacgtgacgacaggttgtagaggacgctaaaggcagtgcctctatggcacgcccccaatattgttgtccgggtggaaatcgggagaaattgggagaaattgggaagaatggttgccccgggagattttcgggaggggcactgaaattcgggagactcccgggaaaatcgggagggttggcaagtatgcattaatcAGCATGGCTGCTTTAATTTATTCAAGATAACCGCTCTGTGTGGATTAGTAAACACCAATTAACACCTTTATTCAATTAACCGCCAGTTGCCTATAGGTGCGTTAGCCACAAAAGCAAATAATCTTAAGTCAAAAACATTGGCGTCCACAGATGTGGCTTTAAGCAACCTCCGATATAGTTTTCAACAGGAGTGTAATAttgatatcagtccgatatcagcaacaaAACAAAGTACATTGGCTTGCATGACAAATCTCCGATAAACAagctccaatacaagcagtcctgcagcgtgtttatatgtgcaaagctggacagctagTTAGCATCCAAATGTATAAGCACACAagattggtcttttcttctatttttctAGAAAATAAAAGAATTGTAGTCATTTTGTCATTtttggtaggctataggctaccaggAGCTCGCAGcttcacaacagctaagcacaaaatagcacacaagctaaacatatgTAATATGTGTCTTTAATTAAACAATACTGCAgtttaaaacacaacatttgtcaatatacacaggtataaaatgttaatatttgcatTTTACTTACAAAGGCAGAAGCGCATTAGAAAGTAcctagtaacaaacgtgtccacatcagcTTAACCtaattaattattgtgaccactacgCGTCGCTAAAAACAATTACCATTCCACTTGAATTTAAAGACAACAtaaatccattccagacggttgattaagccttttttaacattccacactacaaaataagtaagtatgtatgattcctgctgatatcgtattggtATCAAGGCTCCGTTGTATCGGGACACTACTAGTTTTTAAATAAATTCTCAAGagggcagtagctgcatttggaGTGTCTGGCTTGGTCAGCAGCCTTGTATAGCTTTGCACACGCTTTAATCCTTCGGGATCCCCAAAATGTGATGAATGTTATAGGTCCCGGGGTTCCGAAAAGTCTTAAAAGTAAGTCgtatatattattattctttttttcttaACTTTCAACCCTTCAATCTCTTGATAAGTGGTTATCAAActgtttttcaccaagtaccacctcagaaaacacttggctctccaagtactaccataatgatcaacactaaaatacagtagcgtagtacagtggttctcaaatgggggtacgcgtacccctgggggtacttgaaggtatgccaaggggtacgtgagattttttaaaaatattctaaaaatagcaacaattcaaatatatttattgaataatacttcaacaaaatatgaatgtaagttcataaactgaatatcaaatcaagtaggctattccattcattaccataaacccagagtttcccccatgccatgatggtttgaccctcactaaaatgtctgtcaaaaagaactgtgaaaagaaatgcaacaatgcaatattcagtgttgacagctagattttttgtggacatgttccataaatattgatgttaaagatttctttttttgtgaagaaatgtttagaattaagttcatgaatccagatggatctctattaccatccccaaagagggcactttaagttgatgattacttctatgtgtagaaatctttatttataattgaatcacttgtttatttttcaacaagtttttagttatttgtatatctttttttttccaaatagttcaagaaagaccactacaaatgagcaatattttgcactgttatacaatttaataaatgagaaactgatgacatagtgctgtattttacttctttatctctttttttcaaccaaaaatgctttgctctgattagggcaggggtcgggaacctttttggctgagagagccatgaaagccaaatattttaaaatgcatatCCGTGAGAGATATTTTTTAagtctgaatacaactaaatgcgtgcatttttaagtaagaccaatattttttgagtataataagtctcttaatctttttaataacatttttattctgaagctaaccaataataattaaaatacttcttaccattaatgcgatttcttgaacaggtgcggtaaaaaaacatatggatggattaaaaatgcatgaaaatgttttatattttgaacgttatttttaacactgtgtttaccagcggaattatttattacttatggtgttaagcaatgtcagctaagatttatctgagagccggacgcagtcatcaaaagagccacatctggctcgagagccataggttccctacccctggattagggggtacttgaattaaaaaaatgttcacagggggtacatcactgaaaaaaggttgagaaccactggcgtagtaggcctaagtattcattaaaaacaaggcacaggttttatttagcaagtatgTTCAAAAGTTTTGGCCGCTGTAACAGTACACACAGTTTGaagagtaacactgtgtttagatgtttaattaagtgattatttggcgtaccactagtggtacctgTACTACAGTTTAGGAATCACCGCTCTAGATCAAATTCAGATCTAACCGTCGATAtgaagttttttgtattttttttacatgttttttcgcCTTTTTAGttcaagaaaaccctttttttttactgcattatTCGTGCacacattatgttttttttaaccatatcCACACAACTCTTTTGTCACTACCAATTCACCAATATCGTGTTTTTACATATAATTTGTTGGCAGATTCAAAGCAACTATACGTCTAATATGAATATATGGTACTGGGTGGTACTCTGGTGGTATCTAGTGGTTGAGGGGTGGAACTACACCTCTAATAGGGTTTGCACTTATTTCAAAGGGAAATAGTTACATTCGTttggttttcattgcaaaataattataaaataacaGGTTTACAGCATATTGATAAAATGGTCGTTGTAAAAATGAGTCAATGGGGGACAAAAGGGTCCCGGGGAACTCCAATGTATACTCACTCAATAGTTCGTGCAAAAAAATAACTTGGCAAATGCAAATTTGCCAAGTTACAACCCCTGTGACCATATAACATTTCAAATGGACATTCTGTTGCATGAAGTCATCTTTAAAAGCAATAAAAAGACCCACAAAGGTCCCAGGTCTTCTAAGGGGTTGAAATTAAAGTAACGTAATTGTCGTACAATTGTTTACAATCAACTTATCGGCGTTATGCTATTTACCGCCATGACAACACAGGTTCTGTTGAAAGCTATGGTTCCTTTCTGTTTTCTCATGCACCCCAAATCCTTattcgagtaaaaaaaaaattgcaaataaaCCCCCCCCGTCATCTTAATGCTTCAGCTCCAGTCAAATTAAAGTATTTAGGACAGTACCTGAAGTGACAATGGTCACCTATAGGGGGAGCCCTGGCAGGTCACATGTTTGTTACTGTTTACTTTACGGTTAAGGTCACTACAGAGGAGTTTACTTCGCATTGATTTCCGCCCCCAAACTAAACACTGAGAGGGGACAGATGTTGGGAAACAACTCACAACAAACTGAAGgtcaatttgaattttttttttgtacctgcTCCTGTGAGGGTCTGGATCTCCACGGTGTCCTTGCAGGGCTTGCTGCACGTCTGCTGCAGCTGAATGGAGAGCGTTTTCAAGTCGGCAAGTCTCCTGTCGTTGGCGGAGATGAGGTCCTCCAGTTCGCTGCAAAGTGAGACAATAAGAAGTTGGTGACGACAGGCGCTGTATAAATGTCAACGTTTTGTCTTATTACAATTACAGCGCAGCCTCTGAAGTCAGAGGTGCAAGTgtctaaaaatggcacaaaactTCCAAGTCTGCAACACTCCACGTTTGATTGTTTGGCAGTTTGACTATGCAACAGATAACCTTCCAAAACAATTGTTTAGAAATCAGAACGAGAGGTTCCTTTGTATTGCTCAACATGCAAATGTTACGTAACACAAGTTGCAGCGTCATCGTACACTTACAACATTTGCTGCTCTTGCGAAATGATCGTCTTCTCAAAGTGAATTAAGTCATCCAGCATATTTGACGACCGTTTGTAGTAGGTCTCTGCAAGGGAAACGTCAAGTTATACAGGGAGGCCAACACCTTCAATAGCCATGTTCTGctcactttaaaaaatatatattttatttataataacGACGTATTTGTATCATAATACGGTGGAAAAAGTGCACATAAAAAgaccaaaatatgaaataatgtaattaattatttctTTATGAactataataatattaacaattgTAAAGAAAATTATATAATTTATCAACATAATAATGATTTGTATCATCCTTGGGTGGAAAAATAAACACTAATAATTTAGTTACTGGACAATGTATCATATTACTTCACATTTTTGTCTTTTTATAATAACAacaatggtaaaaaaatatatataatatcaaaATGATTACTTATGTAGTTATTTCGGTTAATATTTTTTCTCTAATTATTAAtgacatgtatatgtatttattggaatgtatattacatttttaatgatcttattaattgattacattatatatatatatatatatattacatatttatacatataatgtatatatatatacacatctatatgtatatctatatatatgtatgtatatacacacacatacatacatatacatatatatatatatatacatatatatacatatatatacatatatatatatatacatatatatatatatatatatatatatatatatatatatatatatatatatatatatatatatacatatatatatatatatatatatatatatatacgtatatatatatatataaaacatatattttaatatatatgtataatatacatatcAAACATATATAGTCATatacaaaaaatgtatacatgtagtatataaatgataaatgggttatacttctatagcgcttttctaccttcaaggtactcaaagcgctttgacagtatttccacattcacccattcacacacacattcacacactgatggcgggagctgccatgtaaggcgctaaccagcagccatgatggcgggagctgccatgcaaggcgctaaccagcagccatcaggagcaagtatggtacataaataaatatatatttgatttGGTATGTGACTTTATAATTGTTATTTCTTTTTGGataataatattgatatattattacaattatatatatatattgtacataaatGGTATGTCACCAtagtttttctatttttttctattttatatgtatatatatatatatatatatatatatataataatatatatatatatatatatatatatatacacatatatatatatatatacatacatacatacatatacatatatatacatatatatatatatatatatatatatatatatatatatatatatatatatatatatatatatatatatatatatatatatatatatatatatatatatatatatatatatttattattattattattttttttttttcaaatgtcacCATCGTTTTTCTATTttctaacacttttttttaataacatttggtgCCACTTCTATTTTTCTGCTCATAATAATTTTCTAATAAcatacacaattatatatatatacaattttttgtATGTGACTTGATCATCAATTTTTTCGCTAATAGTATTTTTCCGTCTTTCTATTTTCTACAATAGTCAAGACGTGTTTGCTGATTGGCTCTGGGCTCACACGGTCCTTTGGTCTTAAAGAAGTTTACGGGTAGGTAAAAAACAAAGCGTTAAACTTCTTTTACCAGGCTGGACAGTCTTCTGGCCCAAAGTTGCTTGGTCTTTCATGTACACCACATTTTCTTCAGCTGTCTGTGTCAAGTTAGAAATAGACTCCAGGTCCCTCAGCATGATGTCCAGATCTTTGTCCACTCTGGACGTGTACTTCTGCATGTAGTCTGCCACCCCGCATGTGGTGGGGCAGTAGTTTCCCTGCGAGAAAGGGGAAGAACATCTTTGACGGTATTCTGCTGTATGCATGCCATCCTTTGCGAGGGTCATACTCACAAAGCCGTCGTTCATGTTGCATACTGCACGTTGTGATGTTGCGATGTTGTCTCCTCTAATTTGCTGCAAAACAAAGAACGTGTTAACGTTTGCGACGACAGCTAGTGTCAATTCGGTGTGAAACTTACTGCGGACGAGAAGGAGAAATACAGAAGCAGGAGTCCGCCTGCCCTCGCCACCGGTGATGGAGCCATCGTGTTGCCGCCTGATGTGATCTTTGTCCTTTTAAGTGTAGAGCTCTTTAGCGCGGCATGACAGATATTTATCGGGACAAGGTCCTCTCGGTGTTTGACAAGGGGTTCGCGCAATGCAAACACAGCAACGCTTCTGTGACTCATCTCCACGCTAGGATCACTTCCCAGATTTTCGTGTTGACGAGATAaagcgtctttttttttttttacagggaaCACCGCCTGCAATAATGGCAGaattttctggaaaaatatgcctCACAAGTCAAACAAAATCTCTGGCCAAGGACGTATTTAATCATTTGGGGGCCCAAGGTAAACTTAGTCATTGGGTATTTAGCATGACGTTAGAAACTACCATGCAAGCGAGATGCACAATTAGTATCACTGATCCTATCGCTTTTATTCTAACTCGGGGGTGTCCATACTTCTTCCACTGGGGGCCGCACActaaaaaaattaaagcatgtaccgtatttttcggactataagtcacagttttttttcatagtttggccggatgtgcgacttatactcaggagcgacttctgtgtgaaattattaacacattaccgtaaaatatcaaataccgtatttttcggactataagtcgcagtttttttcatagtttggccgtgggtgcgacgtatactccggagcgacttatgtgtgaaattattaacacattaccgtaaaatatcaaataatagtatttatctcattcgcgtgagcgacgaagcaaatggcagccatcgtcacacacgCGTCAACAGTCGTCACtgacacgccaaccaataagaattcggcgggggcgggtcatggcagaagtgcattgtgggttttggaatgctaactgctatatactatacgctactgccggagatattaaaatggatcacatcaacgttggcggtaacttataaaaactgagaaggactgaactaaaatggcaccgaaaaggaaatcatatactgcagattacaagctggatgtAGTGAAATATGCAACAGAAAAcgacgatcgagcagcagaaagaatggacgctagcgccgcataccaggagcgacaccgaggaggaagatttcatgttatttagcgatcgggagtgacagattgtttggtaaacgtatagcatgttctatatgttatagttatttgaatgactcttaccataatatgttacgttaacataccaggcacattctctgttagttatttatgcgtcatcaaatcaaatcaaatcaactttatttataaagcacatttaaaatttaccacagaggtagccaaagtgctgtacaatgggcaggttaaaaataatacgagaaccgagcaaacacaacacaacacaaacagaacac
The Entelurus aequoreus isolate RoL-2023_Sb linkage group LG18, RoL_Eaeq_v1.1, whole genome shotgun sequence DNA segment above includes these coding regions:
- the fgg gene encoding fibrinogen gamma chain — translated: MAPSPVARAGGLLLLYFSFSSAQIRGDNIATSQRAVCNMNDGFGNYCPTTCGVADYMQKYTSRVDKDLDIMLRDLESISNLTQTAEENVVYMKDQATLGQKTVQPETYYKRSSNMLDDLIHFEKTIISQEQQMFELEDLISANDRRLADLKTLSIQLQQTCSKPCKDTVEIQTLTGADCQDIANKGATTSGLYYVKPVKATQQFLVYCEIDSFGRGFTVIQRRRDGSVDFHKNWIQYKEGFGYLSPDDTTEFWLGNEKLHLLTTSSTIPTVLRIEIVDWQGNKRYADYAMVRIGAEADMYRLQYGYYMAGDAGDAFDGFDFGDDPSDKFYTSHNGMQFSTSDKDNDKYNGNCAKQDGSGWWMNRCHAAHLNGKYYQGGRYTEKDAGEYGFDNGIIWVTWHNRWYSLKETTMKIIPVTNIAAGGGQQAGVKQFGITP